In the genome of Roseovarius sp. Pro17, the window GCGGTCGAGGTGGCATCGTCCGTGAATGGCCAGATCATGCCGCCAGTCATGGGCGCCGCCGCGTTCCTGATGGTGGAATACGTCGGCATCCCCTATTTCGACGTGGTCAAGCACGCGTTTCTGCCCGCCGTTATTTCCTACATTGCACTGGTTTATATCGTCCACCTAGAGGCGTTGAAGGCCGGGATGGAAGGCCTTCCGCGTCCCTATGAGCCCAAGCCGATCATCCAGCGCCTGATCGTTTTCGTGTTCGGTGTCGCTGCTGTCTGCGCGCTGTCGTTCCTCGTTTACTACGGTATGGGCTGGATCCGCCCCGTATTCCCCGTCGCAGCACCCTATATCATCTTCGCTGTCTTGACGGCTGCCTATGTTGGGCTGCTCTACGTCGCGTCGAAAGAGGCACCGCTAAAGCTGGACGATCCGAACGCGGCGGTGACAACACTGCCGCTGCCCGGACCGACCGTGCGGTCGGGTCTGCATTTCATCCTGCCGGTCGTTGTTCTGGTTTGGGCGCTGATGGTGGATCGCCTGTCTCCTGGCCTCTCGGCGTTCTGGGCGACAATGTACATGATCTTTATCCTGATCACGCAGCGCCCGCTAATGGCCATGCTGCGCGGCGAAGGCCAGATGGGTGCCCGCATCAAGGAAGGCGCGACCGACCTGCTCGAAGGTCTGGTGGTCGGGGCCCGCAACATGATCGGCATCGGCATTGCCACCGCTACCGCCGGTATTATCGTTGGTGCAGTCAGCCAGACGGGCGTTGGATCGGCCCTTGCCGACGTGGTCGAAGTGCTGTCGGGCGGTAATATCCTTGCCATCCTGTTTCTCACGGCAATCCTGTCGCTGATCCTTGGGATGGGCCTGCCGACAACGGCGAACTATATCGTTGTGTCCGCTCTCTTGGCGCCGGTCATCGTGACGCTGGGACAGCAAAACGGCCTGATCGTACCGCTGATCGCGGTGCACTTGTTCGTCTTCTACTTCGGCATCATGGCCGATGTGACACCCCCTGTGGGCCTTGCATCCTTTGCCGCCGCCGCCGTTTCGGGCGGTGATCCTATCAAGACCGGCGTGATCGCGTTCTTTTACAGCTTGCGGACAGCGGCCCTGCCGTTCCTGTTCATCTTCAATACCGAGCTGCTGCTGATAAACGTGACGATGGTGCAGGGCATCTTTGTCTTTATTGTCGCGACGGTGGCGATGCTGCTGTTCGCGGCAGCGACCCAAGGGTGGTTTTTGGCCAAGAACCGGTTCTATGAAAGCATTGTCCTGCTGCTGATCGCATTCACCCTGTTCCGCCCCGGTTTCTGGATGGACATGGTTAGCGCGCCCTATCTGGAGGAGGAGCCAGCAGCGATCACACAGGCGGCCGCCGATACTGACATCGGACAAACGCTGCGAGTGCGTGTGGCAGGCCTGAATGATCTGGGCGACCCGATTGAATTCGTGGCGCTGGTCCCGATCACCGAAGGTGCCACTGGCGAGGAAAAGCTGGAAAATGCCGGACTGACCTTCCGGGACGAAGACGGCAAGATGTTCATCGAAGACGTAGCCTTTGGCAGTGCGGCGGCAGAGGCCGGGCTGGACTGGGATCAAGAGGTGGTGCGCGTGCTAAAACCCGTATCGCAGCCCAGCAAATACCTGATGTTCATTCCAGCGCTACTATTGCTGGGCCTGATCGTCTTTTTGCAGCGGGGCCGCAATTCGCGCGCGCCACGCAAAACCGCACACGCCTGAGGAGAGACACGATGTTCAACACGGTTCTTCTGACCATTGACCTAAATGCCAAAGCATCATGGGAAAAGGCGCTGCCTGCGGCCATCGAACTGGTTCGCACATCTGGCGGCAAGTTGCATATCATGTCGGTCGTGCCTGACATGGGCACGCCATTGGTCGATGGGTTCTTTCCGCCCGATTACGAGAAACTGGCCATTGAAGCAGCCAGCAAAGCGCTCGACAAACTGGTCCAGGAACACGTCCCCAGCGATATAAGCGTCAAGCAGCATCTGGCATTCGGCAAAATCCACCGCAAGGTCCTGCGCGTGATCGAAGAGATCCCTTGCGATCTGGTGGTCATGGCCTCGCACAAACCCGATCGCGTGCGCGAGTTTCTGGTGGGATCGAATGCCGACCGTATTGTGCGCCGCTCACCGGTCTCTGTGCTTGTCGTCAGGTCGTAGATCGCATGAGCGGGCATATCTTTGGACGATCAACCAAGGGCACCCTACCTACAGCAGTAGCCGGCGATGGATGCTACCTGATCGACGCCGAGGGCAAGCGGTATCTGGACGGGTCCGGCGGGGCAGCCGTGTCATGCCTCGGCCATTCTAACGCCGCTGTGCGGGCGGCACTTCATGCCCAGATCGACCAACTTGCCTTTGCGCATACCGGTTTTTTCACCTCGGAACCCGCCGAACGGTTGGCAGACCGTTTGGTGGCAAACGCGCCGGATGGCATTGACCGGGTGTATCTGGTTTCAGGTGGGTCAGAGGCTGTCGAGGCCGCGATCAAGCTGGCACGCCAGTATTTTCTGGAAATCGGCGAACCCGACCGGCACCGCGTTATCGCACGCAGGCAAAGCTATCACGGCAATACTCTGGGCGCGCTTGCCGCCGGTGGCAACGCATGGCGCCGCGCGCAATTCGCGCCGCTGCTGGCGGACACGACCCATATCAGCCCTTGCTATGAATACCGCGATCGTCGTGACGACGAAACGCCCGAGGCCTATGGCCTGCGGGTCGCGAACGAACTTGAGACCGAGATACTGCGATTGGGACCCGACACCGTTATGGCTTTCATCGCCGAGCCTGTGGTCGGGGCGACCAGCGGTGCCGTGCCTGCCGTACCGGGATACCTTCGCCGTATCCGCGAGATTTGTGACCGCTACGGCGTGCTGTTGATCCTTGACGAGGTGATGTGCGGCATGGGGCGCACCGGCCATCTGTTCGCCTGCCTCGAAGACGGGGTCGCGCCAGACATGATCACAATCGCAAAGGGTCTAGGCGCTGGGTATCAGCCGATAGGGGCCTTGTTAACCACGGCAGCTGTCTATGATGCTATCGCGTCCGGTACAGGCTTTTTCCAACACGGGCATACTTACATGGGGCATGCGCTTGCCGCGACCGCCGCCAACGCTGTGCTCGACGAGATACTTGAGGGGGGCCTGTTAGAACGGGTCCAGACACAGGGACAGAAACTCGACTCCGCGCTGCGATCTGCGCTGGGTCAGCACGCCCATGTCGGTGATATCCGTGGGCGTGGTCTGTTCCGCGGGATCGAACTGGTCGCCGACCGCACGAGCAAAGAGCCGTTCGATCCAAGCCGCAGCATCGCTGCGCGGATCAAGAATGAGGCTTTTGCCGCCGGTCTGATCTGTTACCCGATGTCCGGCACAATCGACGGGCAACGGGGCGATCATGTTTTGCTTGCTCCGCCCTTTATCATCTCAGACGACCAAATCGACGAGCTGATCGACAAGCTTTCGGGCGCGATAGATCGGGCAATCGCGGCTTAGTACCAGCCACATCGGTAAAAGGGTCGAAACCGGCTGTTGCGAACGGTTTCTGTGCGATGGCCGCAGTCGCAGCCGGATCGTCTATGGTCCCGCGCAGTTTAAACTGTTGGAGGTTTCGCGTAGTGCGTTTATGCGGTCGCAGAATATAGCCGCGCTCGATGTTTGTGCTCGACCGGTCGTTGTCGATCCTACTGCTGACCCGCCTTTTGCCGCATCGTTTCCGAACGAAATCCGGACTTGAGGACGCCTCGATTGTGCCGTCATAAAAGCCAAGCCCGATAGTGAGCAACGTCAGCGGCATTTCCCGTTGGACGTTCTGCGTGCCGGGGTGTCGAGGAGTCCGAAGCTCAGCATGCTCGACAGAAGCCTGCGCGCCCCATGCTGCCCGAAAAGGTCAATCGCAATCATGATCGCGGACCACTGAGCACAACATGGATCACCGCCTGCACGTCGAGCAGAGTGGCGAATTCGACGCCGCCACCTCTTGCCGCCCCCTGCACATATCCGCTACCTCAACGGAACCTATTCCAGAGGCCTTCATCATGCGCATGTCCGTCATAATCTCGGCCCTCGTCGCCGTCCTTGTCGGATTCGGCGGATCGGTTGCGATCATCCTGTCAGCCGCCGATGCACTGGGCGCGACCGAAGGGCAAAAGGCTACGTGGATAACCGTTCTGTGCCTGTCGATGCTGGCGACTACCGCGATACTCAGCATCCGCCACCGCTTGCCGATCGTCACCGCATGGTCAACGCCCGGCGCGGCAGTCTTGGCAGGGGTCTCGGCCACGTCGATGGAGGTTGCGACCGGCGCATTTATCCTCGCCGCGCTCATGCTGATCGCGACCGGCCTCATCCCGGCGCTGGAGCGTGCCGTTGCGCGCATACCTGGCGAAGTGGCGTCGGCCATGCTGGCGGGCGTCCTCTTTGCCTTCGTCGCGCAGGCGGCGCTGGTGATACCCGGGGCCGAGGCATTGGTACTGCCGCTACTTGCGCTCTTTTTCGTGGTCCGGGCCTTCTCGCCGATCTGGGCTGTGCTCGCGGTCTTGGCGCTGGGCGTGCTGTTGGCGATCATATTGGGGATGGCGGACCCCGTCTGGCAGGGCGGACTGCCGCCGATGCAGCCCATCGTGCCCGAATTCAGCGCAGGCGCGGCGTTGGGCATCGCGCTGCCGCTATACCTGGTCACCATGGCCTCGCAGAACCTGCCGGGCTTTGCTGTCTTGCGCGCGTCTGGCTACCCGGTGCCGGGCCGCTCGATCCTGACCGTCACGGGCATCGCGTCGCTGATCAGTGCACCATGGGGCGCACACAGCACCAATCTGGCGGCGATCACCGCGTCGATCTGTACCGGCCCCGACGCGCATCCCGACCCGGCCAAACGCTGGCTTTGCGGGCCGGTCTATGCACTGGGCTATGGCGCGATCGCGCTGGTGGCGATGCCGCTGGTTCTGCTCTTTGCCAGCTTTCCGCCTGCTTTGATCGCGGTGGTCGCTGGGGTGGCGCTGCTGGGGCCGTTCATCGGATCGCTCAGTGGGGCCCTGAGCAGCGGCGCCCACGGCGCGCCTGCTGCCGTTACATTCGTCGTCACGGCCTCCGGCCTTAGCCTGATGGGTATAGGCGCGGCGTTCTGGGGGCTTGTCGCTGGGCTGGCGCTGGTGGGGGTCGAGGCGGCGCGCGCACGGCTGAGGCGGGCCTGACGCGTGCCCAAGACTCTGCTTGCGCACCGCTGCCTGCGCCCATAGAACGACCGTGATTTTGACCGCTGCGGACGCCTCCGCGGCCCGATTGCAATGGATAAGGACGAACAATGCAGGTCACCGAGACCCAGAACGAAGGCCTCAAGCGCGCCTATAAAATGCTTCTGACCGCTCAGGAGCTGGACGCCAAGGTTATGAACAAGCTGAAAGAAGCGCAGCCCGAAGTTGAGATGAAGGGCTTTCGCAAGGGCAAAGTGCCCCTCGCGCTGATGAAAAAGAACTTTGGCCAGCGCGTCTTGGGCGAAGCCATGCAAGAGGCTGTCGATGAGGCCATGAAGGGCCATTTCGAGGAAAAGGGTGTGCGCCCCGCCGCCGAGCCAGCGATGAAGATGACCAACGAAGATTGGAAAGAGGGCGACGACGTCGAGGTCGAAATGTCCTACGAGGCACTGCCCGAAGTCCCCGATCTGGACCTCAGCAAGATCAAGCTTGAGCGCCTGAAGGTCGTCCCCGATGATGCCGCCGTCGATGAGGCGCTGACCAATCTGGCGTCCTCCGCGCAGGATTTCGACGACCGCAAGAAGGGCTCCAAAGCCAAAGATGGCGATCAGATCACGATGGATTTCGTCGGTAAGGTCGACGGCGAGGCGTTTGAGGGTGGCACGGCCGAGGATTATCCCTTGGTGCTGGGCTCCAACAGCTTTATCCCCGGTTTTGAGGAGCAGCTGGTTGGTGTGAAGGCCGATGAGGAAAAAGACGTCACCGTCAGTTTCCCCGAGGACTATCAGGCTGAGCATCTGGCCGGCAAAGAGGCTGTCTTTTCCTGCACCATCAAGGCCGTAAAGGCCCCCAAGGATGCCGAGATCAACGATGAGCTGGCCACCAAGTTCGGCGCCGAGGATCTGGATGCCCTCAAGGGTCAAATTCGCGAGCGCCTCGAGGCCGAGTATGCCGGCGCAGCCCGCGCGGTAATGAAGCGCGCGATGCTGGACGAGTTGGACAAAATGGTCAGCTTTGAGTTGCCCCCCTCGATGGTCGAGCAGGAAGCCAAGCAGATCGCGCATCAGCTGTGGCATGACGACAATCCCGACGTGCAAGGCCACGATCACCCCGAGATCGAAACCACGGACGAGCATAACAAGTTGGCTGAGCGCCGCGTGCGCTTGGGCCTTTTGCTGGCCGAACTGGGCCAGCGCGCCGAAGTTCAGGTGACCGATCAGGAGATGACGCAAGCCATCATGGAGCAGGCCCGCCAGTATCCTGGGCAAGAGCGTCAGTTCTTTGAGTATATCCAGCAGAACCAGCAGATGCAGCAGCAGATGCGCGCGCCGCTGTTGGAGGACAAGGTTATCGACTACATCGCCGAGCAGGCGAATGTGAGCGAGAAAGAGGTCACCAAGGACGATCTGCAAAAAGAGATCGAAAAGCTGGACGACGAGGCCTGATTTAGCCGCGCGTCAGTTTTTGAGAATCAAAAAGAGCGGGCCAAAAGGTCCGCTCTTTTTCGTTGGTGTCAGGAATGTTTGTGCCGCTGATATCGTCCGGCTTGGGTGGCGCTACTCGCGGACGCCCGAAAACCGCGCCTGCCAATCTTCGCGCTGCTCATCCGTGATCTTGGCAAACGCTACCTCCGGCACGGTAAACGCGTGGCCGGGCTTCAGGGCTGCCAACGCCGCCGGCACATCATCCGGCCAGCTGTCGTCATCCGTCTGCATCGCTGCCAGCATGTCCGCCGCCGCATCCGGCACAAACGGCGCACTCAGCACCGCGTAGAGCCGCACGAGGTTCAGCGCGAGGCGGATCTGCGCCGCTGCCT includes:
- a CDS encoding TRAP transporter permease — its product is MTDDPNQHQAARVENEAAGRGGLDQSELDALVASADTGGRNVAGPVGTFLMLVALAWSLFQLWIASPIPFIVGWGVFNDTESRSIHLAFAIFLTFAAFPATRSKFQLGLGVVIPILLCYLFVISSKDGTSVWWIPVIGLAVVAAVVAGSPKDRVPLWEWALAIVGAAAALYLFVYYRDISGRVGAPITQDFVVSVIGLVLLLEATRRALGPALMIVATMFLVYTVLGPQMPSIIAHKGNNLSEIVNHQWITTEGVFGIALGVSTSFVFLFVLFGSLLDRAGAGNYFIQVAFSMMGHMKGGPAKAAVVSSAMTGLISGSSIANVVTTGTFTIPLMKKVGFSSEKAGAVEVASSVNGQIMPPVMGAAAFLMVEYVGIPYFDVVKHAFLPAVISYIALVYIVHLEALKAGMEGLPRPYEPKPIIQRLIVFVFGVAAVCALSFLVYYGMGWIRPVFPVAAPYIIFAVLTAAYVGLLYVASKEAPLKLDDPNAAVTTLPLPGPTVRSGLHFILPVVVLVWALMVDRLSPGLSAFWATMYMIFILITQRPLMAMLRGEGQMGARIKEGATDLLEGLVVGARNMIGIGIATATAGIIVGAVSQTGVGSALADVVEVLSGGNILAILFLTAILSLILGMGLPTTANYIVVSALLAPVIVTLGQQNGLIVPLIAVHLFVFYFGIMADVTPPVGLASFAAAAVSGGDPIKTGVIAFFYSLRTAALPFLFIFNTELLLINVTMVQGIFVFIVATVAMLLFAAATQGWFLAKNRFYESIVLLLIAFTLFRPGFWMDMVSAPYLEEEPAAITQAAADTDIGQTLRVRVAGLNDLGDPIEFVALVPITEGATGEEKLENAGLTFRDEDGKMFIEDVAFGSAAAEAGLDWDQEVVRVLKPVSQPSKYLMFIPALLLLGLIVFLQRGRNSRAPRKTAHA
- a CDS encoding universal stress protein, whose translation is MFNTVLLTIDLNAKASWEKALPAAIELVRTSGGKLHIMSVVPDMGTPLVDGFFPPDYEKLAIEAASKALDKLVQEHVPSDISVKQHLAFGKIHRKVLRVIEEIPCDLVVMASHKPDRVREFLVGSNADRIVRRSPVSVLVVRS
- a CDS encoding aspartate aminotransferase family protein, encoding MSGHIFGRSTKGTLPTAVAGDGCYLIDAEGKRYLDGSGGAAVSCLGHSNAAVRAALHAQIDQLAFAHTGFFTSEPAERLADRLVANAPDGIDRVYLVSGGSEAVEAAIKLARQYFLEIGEPDRHRVIARRQSYHGNTLGALAAGGNAWRRAQFAPLLADTTHISPCYEYRDRRDDETPEAYGLRVANELETEILRLGPDTVMAFIAEPVVGATSGAVPAVPGYLRRIREICDRYGVLLILDEVMCGMGRTGHLFACLEDGVAPDMITIAKGLGAGYQPIGALLTTAAVYDAIASGTGFFQHGHTYMGHALAATAANAVLDEILEGGLLERVQTQGQKLDSALRSALGQHAHVGDIRGRGLFRGIELVADRTSKEPFDPSRSIAARIKNEAFAAGLICYPMSGTIDGQRGDHVLLAPPFIISDDQIDELIDKLSGAIDRAIAA
- a CDS encoding benzoate/H(+) symporter BenE family transporter — translated: MDHRLHVEQSGEFDAATSCRPLHISATSTEPIPEAFIMRMSVIISALVAVLVGFGGSVAIILSAADALGATEGQKATWITVLCLSMLATTAILSIRHRLPIVTAWSTPGAAVLAGVSATSMEVATGAFILAALMLIATGLIPALERAVARIPGEVASAMLAGVLFAFVAQAALVIPGAEALVLPLLALFFVVRAFSPIWAVLAVLALGVLLAIILGMADPVWQGGLPPMQPIVPEFSAGAALGIALPLYLVTMASQNLPGFAVLRASGYPVPGRSILTVTGIASLISAPWGAHSTNLAAITASICTGPDAHPDPAKRWLCGPVYALGYGAIALVAMPLVLLFASFPPALIAVVAGVALLGPFIGSLSGALSSGAHGAPAAVTFVVTASGLSLMGIGAAFWGLVAGLALVGVEAARARLRRA
- the tig gene encoding trigger factor is translated as MQVTETQNEGLKRAYKMLLTAQELDAKVMNKLKEAQPEVEMKGFRKGKVPLALMKKNFGQRVLGEAMQEAVDEAMKGHFEEKGVRPAAEPAMKMTNEDWKEGDDVEVEMSYEALPEVPDLDLSKIKLERLKVVPDDAAVDEALTNLASSAQDFDDRKKGSKAKDGDQITMDFVGKVDGEAFEGGTAEDYPLVLGSNSFIPGFEEQLVGVKADEEKDVTVSFPEDYQAEHLAGKEAVFSCTIKAVKAPKDAEINDELATKFGAEDLDALKGQIRERLEAEYAGAARAVMKRAMLDELDKMVSFELPPSMVEQEAKQIAHQLWHDDNPDVQGHDHPEIETTDEHNKLAERRVRLGLLLAELGQRAEVQVTDQEMTQAIMEQARQYPGQERQFFEYIQQNQQMQQQMRAPLLEDKVIDYIAEQANVSEKEVTKDDLQKEIEKLDDEA